In a genomic window of Rhodothermales bacterium:
- a CDS encoding cytochrome c3 family protein: MDVMPGPAPRLIFFQAVFLIAVGVFVGASLRVVPVRAQWPTGPVVTQTFHNLTVPARNTSSDMAGLVQDYGEVCVYCHAPHGGRVDRPLWNRPIPSGPYRMFDPDDLDMIADPQPTGNSLSCLSCHDGTIGVDEILNTPNTYSGRGPSGTPIDECEGCHSGGNPKGGIDFEGVWFRPDDLRDTHPISVLYDPGRDAGFRTAAEIEAAGLTLYDGKVQCMTCHEPHSQRFRPFLRVNNAGNSFCLVCHRTQPGEGTAHDW, from the coding sequence ATGGATGTAATGCCAGGCCCGGCCCCCAGGCTCATATTCTTTCAGGCGGTCTTCCTGATCGCCGTCGGCGTGTTTGTCGGTGCATCGCTGCGCGTTGTCCCGGTTCGCGCACAGTGGCCAACCGGGCCGGTGGTCACCCAGACGTTCCACAACCTCACCGTTCCGGCCCGCAACACGAGTTCCGACATGGCCGGCCTCGTTCAAGATTACGGCGAGGTGTGTGTGTACTGCCACGCTCCACACGGCGGCCGCGTCGATCGCCCGCTCTGGAACCGACCCATCCCCTCTGGCCCCTACCGTATGTTCGATCCCGACGATCTGGACATGATAGCGGACCCGCAGCCCACGGGCAACTCACTTTCCTGCCTCTCCTGCCACGACGGCACGATAGGGGTCGATGAGATCCTCAATACCCCCAACACCTACTCGGGTCGAGGTCCTTCAGGGACACCCATCGACGAATGCGAGGGCTGCCACAGCGGGGGAAATCCCAAGGGGGGTATCGACTTCGAGGGCGTTTGGTTTCGGCCGGACGATCTCCGGGATACCCACCCGATCTCGGTGCTGTACGACCCCGGCCGCGACGCCGGCTTCCGGACGGCCGCCGAAATCGAGGCCGCCGGCCTGACGTTGTACGACGGCAAAGTGCAGTGTATGACCTGCCACGAACCCCACAGCCAGCGCTTCCGGCCGTTTCTGCGCGTCAACAACGCTGGAAACAGCTTTTGCCTGGTATGCCACAGAACCCAGCCGGGCGAAGGCACGGCGCACGACTGGTAG